From a single Micromonospora sp. WMMD1102 genomic region:
- a CDS encoding MMPL family transporter: MTTPTTLPPTGTGTAPSPEGSPAPSRRSSLAAAGSRQSNLAGRIAGWSARHRRAAVLGWLLFVVAATALSAVVGTVEVQSSESGHGDSRRADEIIAAAGFPDRAAEMVLVQSDTLVADDPAFRAAVADTTAAVERTGRVLDVRSDAVSADRHAVLVTFDLTGPAEDAADRVGPVRDAVAAVQRAHPELYVAQTGGASIGEAIGRTLDADMHRLSMLSIPVTLGILVIAFGALLAAVLPMGLALTAFLGSLGLLAVVSRIAPAVDTTMHLMLLMGLAVGVDYCLFYLRREREERARGASAERALAIAAATSGRSVLISALTVIIAMSGMFLTQDATFVSMATGTILVVATAGVGSLTVLPAVLSKLGDRIDLGRVPGIYRRQSSGRFWRATMRVVLRRPGVSATLAAAALLVLAVPLLGMRTAEEDVTALRKSAPALSAFVHVKAAFPGGAEPAVLAIRADDVTTPALTAAIAELKTRALATGQLHEPVSVEVNPDRTVAVVKVGLAGSGVDAASEQAVRTLREQVVPRTVQGVDGAEVLVTGQAADSVDFNAALARSVPLVFGFVLGLAFLLMLVSFRSVVVAATAIVLNLLSVAAAYGLLVLVFQHGWGEALLGFESVGSITNWVPLFLFVILFGLSMDYHVFVLSRIREGHDRGWPSRLAVSRGIRGTAGVITSAAVVMVAVFALFTTGTLVSMKELGFGLAVAVLIDATVVRAVLLPAVMVLLGERNWYLPRWLGWLPRLSHEEPPDALPPTEPIGAEPIGAEPGR; encoded by the coding sequence ATGACGACGCCGACGACTCTGCCGCCGACCGGCACCGGCACCGCGCCCTCCCCCGAGGGCAGCCCTGCCCCCTCCCGCCGGAGCAGCCTGGCCGCCGCGGGCTCCCGACAGAGCAACCTGGCCGGGCGGATCGCCGGCTGGAGCGCCCGGCACCGACGTGCGGCCGTACTCGGCTGGCTGTTGTTCGTGGTCGCGGCGACCGCGCTCAGCGCCGTCGTCGGGACGGTCGAGGTGCAGAGCAGCGAGTCGGGGCACGGCGACTCCCGCCGGGCGGACGAGATCATCGCCGCCGCCGGCTTCCCGGACCGGGCCGCCGAGATGGTACTGGTGCAGAGCGACACCCTGGTCGCGGACGATCCCGCCTTCCGGGCCGCCGTCGCCGATACCACCGCCGCCGTCGAGCGCACCGGCCGGGTGCTGGACGTACGCTCCGACGCGGTCTCCGCCGACCGGCACGCCGTACTCGTCACATTCGATCTGACCGGGCCGGCCGAGGATGCCGCCGACCGGGTCGGGCCGGTACGCGACGCGGTCGCCGCCGTGCAGCGCGCACATCCCGAGCTGTACGTGGCGCAGACCGGCGGGGCCAGCATCGGCGAGGCGATCGGCCGGACCTTGGACGCCGACATGCACCGGCTGTCGATGCTCTCCATTCCGGTGACGCTCGGCATCCTGGTCATCGCGTTCGGGGCGCTGCTCGCCGCCGTACTGCCGATGGGGTTGGCCCTGACCGCGTTCCTCGGTTCGCTCGGGCTGCTCGCGGTGGTCAGCCGGATCGCCCCGGCGGTCGACACCACGATGCACCTGATGCTGTTGATGGGGCTCGCGGTCGGGGTCGACTACTGCCTCTTCTACCTGCGCCGGGAGCGGGAGGAGCGGGCCCGGGGCGCCAGCGCCGAGCGGGCGCTGGCGATCGCCGCCGCCACCTCCGGCCGGTCGGTGCTGATCTCGGCGCTCACCGTGATCATCGCGATGTCCGGGATGTTCCTGACCCAGGACGCCACGTTCGTCAGTATGGCCACCGGCACCATCCTGGTGGTCGCGACCGCCGGCGTCGGGTCGCTGACCGTACTGCCGGCGGTGCTGAGCAAGCTCGGCGACCGGATCGACCTCGGTCGGGTACCCGGGATCTACCGCCGCCAGTCGAGCGGCCGGTTCTGGCGGGCGACAATGCGGGTGGTGCTGCGCCGGCCCGGGGTCTCCGCCACGCTGGCCGCCGCCGCCCTGCTGGTCCTGGCGGTGCCGCTGCTCGGCATGCGGACCGCCGAGGAGGATGTCACCGCGTTGCGGAAATCGGCCCCGGCGCTGAGCGCCTTCGTGCATGTCAAGGCCGCCTTTCCCGGCGGCGCCGAGCCGGCGGTGCTGGCGATCCGGGCGGACGACGTGACGACCCCGGCGCTTACCGCCGCGATCGCCGAGCTGAAGACCCGGGCGCTGGCCACCGGGCAGTTGCACGAGCCGGTCTCGGTCGAGGTCAACCCGGACCGGACGGTCGCGGTGGTCAAGGTGGGACTCGCCGGCTCCGGTGTCGACGCCGCCTCCGAGCAGGCGGTACGCACCCTGCGCGAACAGGTCGTGCCACGGACCGTGCAGGGCGTCGACGGTGCGGAGGTACTGGTGACCGGCCAGGCCGCCGACTCGGTCGACTTCAATGCGGCGCTGGCCCGCAGCGTGCCACTGGTCTTCGGCTTCGTGCTGGGGCTGGCGTTCCTGCTGATGCTCGTCTCGTTCCGCTCCGTGGTGGTGGCGGCGACCGCGATCGTGCTGAACCTGCTCTCGGTGGCCGCCGCGTACGGGCTGCTGGTGCTGGTTTTTCAGCACGGCTGGGGCGAGGCGCTGCTGGGCTTCGAGTCGGTCGGGTCGATCACCAACTGGGTGCCGCTGTTCCTCTTCGTGATCCTCTTCGGGTTGTCGATGGACTACCACGTCTTCGTGCTGAGCCGGATCCGGGAGGGGCACGACCGGGGCTGGCCGAGCAGGCTCGCGGTCTCCCGGGGCATCCGGGGTACCGCCGGGGTGATCACCAGCGCGGCCGTGGTGATGGTCGCGGTCTTCGCCCTCTTCACCACCGGGACCCTGGTGTCGATGAAGGAACTCGGCTTCGGCCTGGCGGTCGCGGTACTCATCGACGCGACGGTGGTCCGGGCGGTGCTGCTGCCGGCGGTGATGGTGCTGCTCGGCGAGCGGAACTGGTACCTGCCCAGGTGGCTGGGCTGGCTGCCCCGGCTCTCGCACGAGGAGCCCCCGGACGCCCTGCCGCCAACCGAGCCGATCGGGGCCGAGCCGATCGGGGCAGAGCCAGGACGCTGA
- a CDS encoding GNAT family N-acetyltransferase, translating into MRQLPRIVPVESDDDVRRVARLVAEAWCEFDQAAWLVPNRLQRRMILGEVARIHIEHATFYGTVGMLADGTAATVWFDRYRPMPPPLDYWSRLADVAGGNLSRFMLLDKLLDGNRPGEGHEQLAFVAVASGFRKDGRGRRLVRQHLAKLDRAGITTYADAATTVAREFYRSLGYRPVHAIPVPDGSRICLLRRAPNTGDGTEA; encoded by the coding sequence ATGCGTCAGCTACCGAGGATCGTGCCGGTCGAGTCGGACGACGACGTCCGCCGGGTCGCCCGGCTGGTCGCCGAGGCGTGGTGCGAGTTCGACCAGGCCGCCTGGCTGGTTCCGAACCGGCTCCAACGACGGATGATCCTCGGCGAGGTCGCCCGGATCCACATCGAACACGCCACGTTCTACGGCACGGTCGGCATGCTCGCCGACGGCACCGCCGCGACCGTCTGGTTCGACCGCTACCGCCCCATGCCGCCACCGCTTGACTACTGGTCGCGGCTGGCCGACGTCGCGGGCGGCAACCTGTCCCGGTTCATGCTGCTGGACAAGCTGCTCGACGGAAACCGGCCCGGTGAGGGGCACGAACAGTTGGCGTTCGTCGCGGTGGCGTCCGGCTTCCGGAAGGACGGCCGGGGTCGGCGACTGGTGCGGCAGCACCTGGCCAAGCTCGACCGGGCCGGGATCACGACGTACGCGGACGCGGCCACGACCGTCGCCCGGGAGTTCTACCGAAGCCTCGGATACCGTCCGGTGCACGCGATCCCCGTCCCGGACGGCAGCCGGATCTGCCTGCTGCGGCGGGCGCCGAACACCGGCGACGGCACGGAGGCGTGA
- a CDS encoding helix-turn-helix transcriptional regulator, whose product MLDRAEIRRALRSGDWSTVLQVLVRETGASQTDIAVAVGISQPHVSRLLNGQSKEPGIRTVRALCDGLGIPRPLAGLLDDQEDDTNRRQFLAGTAGASGIALVGTVAGAVPVESQDEERLLTIPSATYRRLEQRLPSRSLIAPVSAHLALIRQLAARNGHSPAHVRRLFAVLSETAGLAAWLYVDVEDRANARRHYQLATRAAERSGHPLLPAYMQASMGQFAANCGDAAQSVRLVASARHRLPRSAPVIAGIWMDAIEAIALAQVRDRNALNKLDNAETRLARAATDEPVWPWIFRFDERKLAGFRAQAAGSLGQVDVAEKALRIASDPAQAPKPRAVMDLLRADVLVQSGNLDEACRVAAEAFDVGKTYDSERVTRAVADFRNRLGKRSGQAGAALDERLYSNYREDL is encoded by the coding sequence ATGCTCGACCGGGCCGAGATCAGACGTGCGCTCCGCTCCGGTGACTGGTCGACCGTGCTTCAGGTCCTCGTCCGAGAGACGGGAGCATCGCAGACCGATATCGCGGTAGCGGTCGGCATCTCGCAGCCGCACGTATCGCGGCTGTTGAACGGCCAGAGCAAGGAGCCGGGCATCCGTACAGTGCGGGCATTATGCGACGGCTTGGGCATACCGAGGCCGCTCGCCGGCTTGCTTGATGACCAGGAGGACGACACGAACCGCCGCCAGTTTCTAGCGGGCACCGCAGGTGCTTCGGGGATCGCGCTCGTCGGCACCGTCGCGGGTGCCGTTCCCGTCGAATCTCAAGACGAGGAACGGTTACTGACGATTCCGTCTGCCACGTACCGCCGGCTCGAACAGCGGCTTCCCTCGCGGAGCCTGATCGCGCCGGTCAGCGCACACCTTGCGCTGATCCGCCAACTTGCCGCGCGTAATGGGCACTCGCCAGCACATGTCCGCCGGTTGTTCGCAGTACTCAGCGAAACTGCCGGGCTCGCGGCGTGGCTGTACGTGGACGTGGAGGATCGGGCGAACGCCCGACGCCACTACCAACTCGCTACACGGGCGGCCGAGCGCTCAGGGCACCCGCTGCTACCGGCGTACATGCAGGCGAGTATGGGGCAGTTCGCCGCCAACTGTGGAGATGCGGCGCAGAGCGTACGACTGGTCGCGAGCGCGCGGCACCGACTCCCCAGGTCGGCGCCGGTTATCGCCGGCATCTGGATGGACGCGATCGAGGCGATTGCCTTGGCACAGGTCAGGGACCGGAACGCACTCAACAAGTTGGACAACGCCGAGACCCGACTTGCCCGCGCAGCTACCGACGAACCCGTGTGGCCGTGGATCTTCCGCTTCGACGAGCGGAAGCTGGCCGGATTTCGGGCGCAGGCCGCCGGATCTCTGGGGCAAGTGGATGTCGCCGAGAAGGCGCTGCGCATCGCAAGTGACCCCGCTCAGGCGCCAAAACCGCGCGCGGTGATGGATCTGCTGCGAGCCGACGTGCTTGTTCAGTCGGGCAACCTGGACGAGGCGTGCCGGGTTGCCGCCGAGGCGTTCGACGTGGGGAAGACCTACGACTCGGAGCGCGTCACGCGTGCCGTAGCAGACTTCCGGAACAGGCTTGGCAAACGCTCGGGTCAGGCAGGGGCCGCCCTTGACGAACGCTTGTACTCCAACTATCGGGAGGACCTTTGA
- a CDS encoding DUF6104 family protein codes for MKGPFLFVPSREDAVYFTDRGIEELVERRGTETVTLEWLGARLRDFVDLNPEFETPVERFATWLARLDDEDDL; via the coding sequence ATGAAGGGGCCCTTCCTTTTCGTGCCGTCGAGAGAGGACGCCGTGTACTTCACCGACCGAGGCATCGAGGAACTCGTCGAGCGCCGGGGCACCGAGACGGTCACCCTGGAGTGGCTGGGCGCCCGGCTGCGCGACTTCGTCGACCTGAACCCGGAGTTCGAGACGCCGGTCGAGCGGTTCGCCACCTGGCTGGCCCGACTCGACGACGAGGACGATCTCTGA
- a CDS encoding multifunctional oxoglutarate decarboxylase/oxoglutarate dehydrogenase thiamine pyrophosphate-binding subunit/dihydrolipoyllysine-residue succinyltransferase subunit has translation MSTQQTSQENPLAGFGPNEWIVEEMYQRYLADPASVDPAWHDFFADYRPGGQPTPDGGGAGEAKVTSDTTVTGDTTTATRDKTATRDKTAAGDTTATADKTATATGDGRSGGAATTVEKATGKPAATPRTAAKTETGPARRGAQAPDGKATAAPKPAAGAPKAAPAKPAPAAKAAAPTAGKGGAAQPAGPQTTPLRGVAARIVQNMDASLAVPTATSVRAVPAKLLVDNRIVINNHLARGRGGKVSFTHLIGWALIRALAEHPEMNNSFGEVDGKPALVKPEHVNLGIAIDLAKPDGSRTLVVPSIKASEQMDFRQFWQAYEDIVRRARRNELTMEDYGGTTISLTNPGGIGTVHSQPRLMVGQGAIIGVGAMEYPAPYQGMSEETLAELAVSKIITLTSTYDHRIIQGAQSGEFLKTVHELVLGEHGFYDEIFTSLRIPYEPVRWMRDVAVSSEGQINKTARVIEIIHAYRVRGHLMADTDPLEFKIRKHPDLDVLQHGLTLWDLDRTFPVGGFAGKQKMKLREVLGVLRDSYCRRVGIEYMHIQDPEERRWIQERIERKYTKPAPDEQKHVLNRLNAAEAFETFLQTKYVGQKRFSLEGGESLIPLLGEVLESAAEHDLDEVVIGMAHRGRLNVLANIVGKPYEKIFSEFEGHLDPRSTQGSGDVKYHLGQAGKFTTPDGEHSIKVSVTANPSHLEAVDPVLEGIVRAKQDRIDLKLEGYTVLPVAVHGDAAFAGQGVVAETLNLSQLRGYRTGGTVHVVVNNQVGFTTAPEYSRSSLYSTDVARMIQAPIFHVNGDDPEAVVRVARLAFEYRQAFNKDVVIDMVCYRRRGHNEGDDPAMSNPLMYKIIDSKRSVRKLYTEELIGRGDITLEDAEELLRDFQAQLERVFKATRDAASSARQAARPRRQAEPEPQVQTASTVEALRAVGTAHTSLPDGFTPHKRIQQLLDRRAKMAEAGNVDWGFGEILAFGTLLQDGVTVRLAGQDSRRGTFVQRHAVIVDSRTGVEHTPLGTLAGDRARFFVHDSLLSEYAAMGFEYGYSVENPEALVLWEAQFGDFANGAQTVVDEFISSGEVKWAQQSALTLLLPHGHEGQGPDHTSGRPERFLQLCAEDNMRIAIPSTPANYFHLLRRQALSAKRKPLVVFTPKSLLRHKLCVSSVQDFTTGGFQPVIADSSDVAPEAVKRVLLCSGKVYYDLLQARTERKITDTAIVRMEQLYPLPVDEVRAALAQYPNAEDFAWVQEEPANQGAWSFVALNLLEHLEGVRLRRISRPAAAAPAVGSAKMHDAEQSALIEAALPRP, from the coding sequence GTGTCGACCCAGCAGACTTCGCAGGAAAATCCACTGGCGGGGTTCGGCCCCAACGAGTGGATCGTCGAGGAAATGTACCAGCGGTACCTCGCCGACCCCGCCAGCGTCGATCCCGCCTGGCACGACTTCTTCGCCGACTACCGCCCCGGCGGGCAGCCCACCCCGGACGGCGGCGGGGCCGGTGAGGCGAAGGTGACAAGCGACACCACCGTGACCGGCGACACGACGACGGCCACCCGCGACAAGACGGCCACCCGCGACAAGACGGCGGCCGGCGACACCACGGCAACCGCCGACAAGACGGCGACGGCGACCGGCGACGGTAGGTCCGGGGGCGCCGCCACCACCGTCGAGAAGGCCACCGGAAAGCCCGCCGCGACCCCGCGTACCGCCGCGAAGACCGAGACCGGGCCGGCCAGGCGCGGTGCCCAGGCCCCGGACGGCAAGGCCACCGCCGCGCCGAAGCCGGCCGCGGGCGCACCGAAGGCCGCCCCGGCGAAGCCGGCCCCGGCGGCGAAGGCCGCCGCGCCGACCGCCGGCAAGGGCGGTGCGGCCCAGCCCGCCGGCCCGCAGACCACCCCGCTGCGCGGCGTGGCGGCGCGGATCGTGCAGAACATGGACGCCTCGCTGGCGGTGCCGACCGCGACAAGCGTCCGCGCGGTACCGGCCAAGCTGCTGGTGGACAACCGGATCGTCATCAACAACCACCTCGCCCGGGGCCGGGGCGGCAAGGTGAGCTTCACCCACCTGATCGGCTGGGCCCTGATCAGGGCGCTCGCCGAGCACCCGGAGATGAACAACTCCTTCGGCGAGGTCGACGGCAAGCCGGCGCTGGTCAAGCCGGAGCACGTCAACCTGGGCATCGCGATCGACCTGGCCAAGCCGGACGGCTCGCGCACCCTGGTCGTGCCGTCGATCAAGGCCAGCGAGCAGATGGACTTCCGGCAGTTCTGGCAGGCGTACGAGGACATCGTCCGGCGGGCCCGCCGCAACGAGCTGACCATGGAGGACTACGGCGGTACGACGATCTCGCTCACCAACCCGGGCGGGATCGGCACCGTGCACTCCCAGCCGAGGCTGATGGTCGGCCAGGGCGCCATCATCGGGGTCGGCGCGATGGAGTACCCGGCGCCGTACCAGGGGATGTCCGAGGAGACCCTCGCCGAGCTGGCGGTCAGCAAGATCATCACGCTGACCAGCACGTACGACCACCGGATCATCCAGGGCGCGCAGTCCGGCGAGTTCCTCAAGACCGTGCACGAGCTGGTCCTCGGCGAGCACGGCTTCTACGACGAGATCTTCACCTCGCTGCGCATCCCCTACGAGCCGGTGCGCTGGATGCGGGACGTGGCGGTCAGCTCCGAGGGGCAGATCAACAAGACCGCCCGGGTGATCGAGATCATCCACGCGTACCGGGTCCGTGGACACCTGATGGCGGACACCGATCCGCTGGAGTTCAAGATCCGCAAGCACCCGGACCTGGACGTACTCCAGCACGGCCTGACGCTCTGGGACCTGGACCGGACCTTCCCGGTCGGCGGCTTCGCCGGCAAGCAGAAGATGAAGCTCCGCGAGGTCCTCGGGGTACTCCGGGACTCCTACTGCCGCCGGGTCGGCATCGAGTACATGCACATCCAGGACCCGGAGGAGCGGCGCTGGATCCAGGAGCGGATCGAGCGCAAGTACACCAAGCCGGCGCCGGACGAGCAGAAGCACGTCCTCAACCGGCTCAACGCGGCCGAGGCGTTCGAGACCTTCCTGCAGACCAAGTACGTCGGCCAGAAGCGCTTCTCGCTGGAGGGCGGCGAGTCGCTGATCCCGCTGCTCGGCGAGGTGCTGGAGTCGGCCGCCGAGCACGACCTCGACGAGGTCGTCATCGGGATGGCCCACCGGGGCCGGTTGAACGTGCTGGCCAACATCGTCGGCAAGCCGTACGAGAAGATCTTCTCGGAGTTCGAGGGGCACCTCGACCCGCGCTCGACGCAGGGCTCCGGCGACGTGAAATACCACCTCGGCCAGGCCGGCAAGTTCACCACGCCGGACGGCGAGCACTCGATCAAGGTGTCGGTGACCGCGAACCCGTCGCACCTGGAGGCGGTCGACCCGGTGCTCGAGGGGATCGTCCGGGCCAAGCAGGACCGGATCGACCTCAAGCTGGAGGGCTACACCGTGCTGCCGGTGGCGGTGCACGGCGACGCCGCCTTCGCCGGACAGGGCGTGGTCGCCGAGACGCTCAACCTGTCGCAGCTGCGCGGCTACCGCACCGGCGGCACCGTGCACGTGGTGGTGAACAACCAGGTCGGCTTCACCACCGCGCCGGAATACTCGCGGTCCAGCCTCTACAGCACCGACGTGGCCCGGATGATCCAGGCGCCGATCTTCCACGTCAACGGTGACGACCCGGAGGCCGTGGTCCGGGTGGCCCGGCTGGCCTTCGAATACCGCCAGGCGTTCAACAAGGACGTCGTGATCGACATGGTCTGCTACCGGCGGCGCGGGCACAACGAGGGCGACGACCCGGCGATGTCCAACCCGTTGATGTACAAGATCATTGACTCGAAGCGGTCCGTCCGGAAGCTCTACACCGAGGAGCTGATCGGGCGCGGCGACATCACCCTGGAGGACGCGGAGGAGCTGCTGCGCGACTTCCAGGCCCAGCTGGAGCGGGTCTTCAAGGCCACCCGGGACGCCGCATCGTCGGCCCGGCAGGCCGCCCGGCCCCGCCGGCAGGCCGAACCCGAGCCGCAGGTGCAGACCGCCAGCACCGTCGAGGCGCTCCGCGCCGTCGGTACGGCACACACCTCGCTGCCCGACGGCTTCACCCCGCACAAGCGGATCCAGCAACTGCTGGACCGGCGCGCCAAGATGGCCGAGGCCGGCAACGTCGACTGGGGCTTCGGCGAGATCCTCGCCTTCGGCACCCTGCTCCAGGACGGCGTCACGGTCCGGCTCGCCGGCCAGGACTCCCGGCGCGGCACCTTCGTGCAGCGGCACGCCGTCATCGTCGACTCCCGCACCGGCGTCGAGCACACCCCGCTGGGCACCCTGGCGGGCGACCGGGCCCGGTTCTTCGTGCACGACTCACTGCTCAGCGAGTACGCGGCGATGGGCTTCGAGTACGGCTACTCGGTGGAGAACCCCGAGGCGCTTGTGCTCTGGGAGGCACAGTTCGGCGACTTCGCCAACGGCGCGCAGACGGTTGTCGACGAGTTCATCTCGTCCGGCGAGGTGAAGTGGGCCCAGCAGTCGGCACTGACCCTGCTGCTCCCGCACGGGCACGAGGGCCAGGGCCCGGACCACACCTCCGGCCGGCCGGAGCGGTTCCTCCAGCTCTGCGCCGAGGACAACATGCGGATCGCCATCCCGAGCACCCCGGCGAACTACTTCCACCTGCTCCGCCGGCAGGCGCTCTCGGCGAAGCGCAAGCCGCTGGTCGTCTTCACCCCGAAGTCCCTGCTCCGGCACAAGCTCTGCGTCTCCAGCGTGCAGGACTTCACCACCGGCGGCTTCCAGCCGGTGATCGCCGACAGCTCCGACGTGGCGCCCGAAGCGGTCAAGCGGGTGCTGCTCTGCTCCGGCAAGGTCTACTATGACCTGCTCCAGGCCCGCACCGAACGGAAGATCACCGACACGGCGATCGTCCGGATGGAGCAGCTCTACCCGCTGCCGGTCGACGAGGTCCGGGCCGCGCTGGCGCAGTACCCGAACGCCGAGGACTTCGCCTGGGTCCAGGAGGAGCCGGCCAACCAGGGCGCCTGGTCGTTCGTCGCGCTCAACCTGCTGGAGCATCTGGAAGGCGTACGCCTGCGCCGGATCTCCCGCCCGGCGGCGGCGGCCCCGGCGGTCGGCTCGGCGAAGATGCACGACGCCGAGCAGTCCGCGCTGATCGAGGCGGCGCTGCCCCGCCCCTGA
- a CDS encoding ABC transporter permease subunit, protein MNLVRSELLKIRTTNTWWIFGLITLPLWGLTLLINYFQSQALLDPASVGVPESEQNAQFQAAGEHVNVAANLYTNGQFFGVLIVMLLGVIVVTNEFFHQTATTTFLTTPHRTAVVVAKLVAAGILGLIFWVVTTALNLIFTPLILSSLDVASQLGEGAIWQAIGLNGLAYLLWAIFGIGFGVLIRSQIGATVTALLVYLAGYIGAIIVLSILADRFGDWINNLQLIVPSLASQLMATGTDLPGSPPRWAGAAVMVAYALVTGTIGTLIMRKRDVS, encoded by the coding sequence ATGAACCTGGTCCGGTCCGAGCTGTTGAAGATCCGCACCACCAACACCTGGTGGATCTTCGGGCTCATCACGCTGCCCCTCTGGGGGCTCACCCTGCTGATCAACTATTTCCAGTCCCAGGCCCTGCTCGACCCGGCCAGCGTCGGCGTGCCGGAGTCGGAGCAGAACGCGCAGTTCCAGGCGGCCGGGGAGCACGTCAACGTCGCGGCGAACCTCTACACCAACGGCCAGTTCTTCGGCGTGCTGATCGTGATGCTGCTGGGCGTGATCGTGGTGACCAACGAGTTCTTCCACCAGACCGCGACGACCACCTTCCTGACCACGCCGCACCGCACCGCCGTGGTGGTGGCGAAGCTGGTCGCCGCCGGGATCCTCGGGTTGATCTTCTGGGTGGTCACCACCGCACTGAACCTGATCTTCACGCCACTGATCCTGAGCAGCCTGGACGTGGCCAGCCAGCTCGGCGAGGGTGCGATCTGGCAGGCGATCGGGTTGAACGGGCTGGCGTACCTGCTCTGGGCGATCTTCGGGATCGGGTTCGGGGTGCTGATCCGCAGCCAGATCGGTGCCACCGTCACCGCGCTGCTGGTCTATCTCGCCGGCTACATCGGGGCGATCATCGTGCTGTCGATCCTGGCCGACCGGTTCGGCGACTGGATCAACAACCTCCAGTTGATCGTCCCGTCGCTCGCCTCCCAGTTGATGGCGACCGGCACCGACCTGCCGGGCAGCCCGCCCCGCTGGGCGGGTGCGGCCGTCATGGTCGCGTACGCCCTGGTGACCGGTACGATCGGTACGTTGATCATGCGCAAGCGGGACGTCTCCTGA
- a CDS encoding ATP-binding cassette domain-containing protein, with translation MSDGRTGPTAGSGQIVVSGLTKVYRNVRAVDDLSFTVEPGRVTGFLGPNGAGKTTTLRMLLNLVTPTAGSATIGGARYADLPQPLRHVGAVLEASSAHKGRTGINHLRVTCAAAGLPKQRADEALALVGLTPAAKRKFKGYSLGMKQRLGIAAAMLGDPRVLILDEPANGLDPEGIRWMRGFLKGLAAEGRTVLVSSHLLSEMQLLADDVVIIAAGKLVRQGRVEDVIGSMAQTGRVRVRTPQGDELVAALTGNGAQVTRGEDGVLLIEGADAPSVGRAALAAKVELHELTTERPDLEGVFLELTAGKAGIR, from the coding sequence ATGTCCGACGGGCGAACAGGCCCAACGGCCGGGAGTGGCCAGATAGTGGTCTCCGGTCTCACGAAGGTCTATCGCAATGTCCGGGCGGTCGACGACCTGTCGTTCACCGTCGAGCCCGGCCGGGTCACCGGCTTCCTGGGCCCCAACGGTGCCGGCAAGACGACCACGTTGCGGATGCTGCTCAACCTCGTCACTCCGACGGCGGGCAGCGCGACGATCGGCGGCGCCCGCTACGCCGACCTGCCGCAGCCGCTGCGGCACGTCGGGGCGGTGTTGGAGGCGTCGAGCGCGCACAAGGGCCGGACCGGGATCAACCACCTGCGGGTGACCTGTGCGGCGGCCGGGCTGCCGAAGCAGCGCGCCGACGAGGCGCTGGCGCTGGTCGGGCTCACCCCGGCGGCCAAGCGGAAGTTCAAGGGCTACTCGCTCGGCATGAAGCAGCGGCTCGGCATCGCCGCGGCGATGCTCGGCGACCCTCGGGTGCTGATCCTGGACGAGCCGGCGAACGGGCTCGACCCGGAGGGCATCCGGTGGATGCGCGGCTTCCTCAAGGGGCTCGCCGCCGAGGGACGTACGGTGCTGGTCTCCAGCCACCTGCTCTCCGAGATGCAGCTGCTCGCCGACGACGTGGTGATCATCGCGGCCGGCAAGCTGGTCCGGCAGGGTCGGGTCGAGGACGTGATCGGCTCGATGGCCCAGACGGGCCGGGTCCGGGTGCGGACCCCGCAGGGTGACGAGCTGGTCGCCGCGCTGACCGGTAACGGTGCCCAGGTGACCCGGGGCGAGGACGGCGTACTGCTGATCGAGGGGGCGGACGCCCCGTCGGTCGGCCGGGCGGCGCTGGCGGCGAAGGTCGAGCTGCACGAGCTGACCACGGAGCGCCCTGACCTCGAAGGGGTCTTCCTGGAGCTGACGGCCGGAAAGGCGGGGATCCGATGA